The genomic stretch TTTGTTGTATAAGGAATATCATCTTGTAGTACAAATCTAATATTTTTGTCATTGTAATTTTCTTTTAAAGTAAGGAATAGCCCTAAACCTGAACCAACTGCATCACCATCAGGATTTACATGAGCAGTTAAAATAATATTTTTATTATCATCAATAGTATCTTTTATTTCTTTAAATTTTTCTAAAAACTCTTTCATTTACATCAATCCTTTACTTTTGTCCTAATAATCCAGACATATGATCCATTACCATAACCTCAACCATTGCTGCTGCATTTCTTCCAGATGAAATTTCAAGTATTCTTTTCTTAATAGGTTTACCTAAAACATCTTCATATAGATGAGTTGATGGTGCAGACATATAGTCACTGTTATCAACTGCTTGTAACTCAATTATCATATCTAAACTTTTTGATAATCTAACAGCACTTAAGCCATACAAAGTTTTTATATCAATAATTCCTAAACCCCTAATTTCCATAAAAAATGGAAGTTCTGCTGATTTTCCAACTACATCTCCTTGTGTATCTCTATAAAACTTAACCATATCATCTGCTATAAGTCTATGCCCTCTATGTATAAGCTCAAGAGCAGTTTCACTTTTTCCTATTCCGCTTTTTCCAGTAAGTAAGACACCAAATCCAAAAAGTTCAACTAAAACTCCATGTACACTTACTGTTTCTGAGAAAAATGAATCTAAATAATTATTAAAGTTAGCAATTATTTGAGAAGATTTTTTATATGGAGCAATAGCCAAAATTTTACCACTTTCTTTTACTAAGTCAAAGAAATAATCAGGTGGATCTGCATCAACTGTCAATACTATCATAGGAATATCATAACTCAAAAATTTTTTTAAATTACTTACTCTATCAGAAGGGCATAATTTTTCTAAAAATTTAAATTCCATTTTTGAAAATATTTGTATACCTATATTTGTAACTTCTTCTATTAAATCAAAAAATCCTATAAGTGACAAAGAAGGACGATATACATTTGATGATTTTATATAAGTTGTAGGAACTTTATCTTCTCCATATTTTATTTCTAAATCAAATTCATTTATTAATTTTGTTACAGGCAGCCTATTTGTATTCATATATTCTTCCCTCTCTTTCTTTTTTCTTTCAATTATTTCCTGTGACTTTGTAAGAAATTCTAATGGAGTGTTGTGTCCCATCCTTCTCAATCTAAATGTCAAGGCTGCTGTTTCAATTATAACTGCTAAATTTCTTC from Fusobacterium hwasookii encodes the following:
- the hprK gene encoding HPr(Ser) kinase/phosphatase, yielding MYTYTTIREIVDKLNLEILNEGNLDLKIDIPNIYQIGYELVGFLDKESDELNKYINVCSLKESRFIATFSKDRKEKVISEYMSLNFPALIFSKDAIIADEFYYYAKKYNKNILLSNEKASVTVRKIKFFLSKALSVEEEYENYSLMEIHGVGVLMTGYSNARKGVMIELLERGHRMITDKNLIIKRVGENDLVGYNAKKREKLGHFYLEDIKGGYVDVTDHFGVKSTRVEKKINIFIVLEEWNEKEFYDRLGLDVQYQDFVGEKIQKYTIPVRKGRNLAVIIETAALTFRLRRMGHNTPLEFLTKSQEIIERKKKEREEYMNTNRLPVTKLINEFDLEIKYGEDKVPTTYIKSSNVYRPSLSLIGFFDLIEEVTNIGIQIFSKMEFKFLEKLCPSDRVSNLKKFLSYDIPMIVLTVDADPPDYFFDLVKESGKILAIAPYKKSSQIIANFNNYLDSFFSETVSVHGVLVELFGFGVLLTGKSGIGKSETALELIHRGHRLIADDMVKFYRDTQGDVVGKSAELPFFMEIRGLGIIDIKTLYGLSAVRLSKSLDMIIELQAVDNSDYMSAPSTHLYEDVLGKPIKKRILEISSGRNAAAMVEVMVMDHMSGLLGQK